The Lysobacter luteus genome contains the following window.
CGCGCCCACGGCGGACGCATCATCCGCACCCAGTCCGACGCCCGCCGGCCGATACCGACCGCGCGCCACGTCCGCCCGCTCGCGCTCGGCGCCGACCTGCTGCGGTTGTCGCACCGGCTCGACCGGTCCGAGCTTGAAGCGCTGGTGCGCGAGCTGTCGGCAGACCCGGCGGTGCGCTCGGTCGAGGTCGACCGGATGTTGCGCCACACCGGCCTGCCCGGGCCACGCCGCGCCATGCCGGCTCAACCACAGCTCGACATCGACGACGAGTACTTCGCGCAATACCAGTGGCACCTGCATGACGCGACCGGCGGCATCGCCGCCCCGGCCGCGTGGGACGCATCGACTGGCGAAGGCGTGGTGGTGGCGGTACTCGACACCGGCATCGTGCCGCACCCCGACATGGACGCAAACATGTTGGAGGGCTACGACTTCATTACCGACGCGTTCGTCTCGCGCCGCGCAACCGACGCCCGCGTGCCGGGCGCCTACGACCACGGGGACTGGGAAGCCGCCGACGAATGCGCGGCCGGCAGGCCGGCGTCGGACAGCTCGTTCCACGGCACACACGTCGCAGGCACCGTGGCCGAACTGAGCAACAACGCGATCGGCATGGCCGGCGTCGCCCACGACGCGCAGGTGCTGCCGGTCCGGGTACTGGGCCGCTGCGGCGGCTACACCTCCGACATCGCCGACGCGATCGTCTGGGCCGCCGGCGGCACCGTACCCGGGGTGCCGGCCAATCCCCACCCGGCCGAGGTGATCAACCTCAGCCTCGGCGGTGGCGGCAGCTGCTCACCGCTCAGCCAGGCCGCGGTCGACACGGCCACCGCCCTGGGCGCGACCGTCGTGGTGGCGGCCGGCAACAGCAACGGCGACGCCGCCAATTTCACCCCGGCCAGCTGCGACAACGTGGTCGCGGTGGGTGCCAGCCGCATCACCGGCGGCCGTGCGAGCTACTCGAACTACGGCGCGCGCGTGGACCTGGCCGGCCCCGGCGGCGGTGGCGGCGTCGACGGCAATCCGGGTGGCTACGTCTGGCAGGCGACCAACACCTCGGCGACCTCGCCGGACCTCGGCACCCCGACCTACGTCGGCATGGCGGGCACCTCGATGGCCTCGCCACACGTGGCCGGCGTCGCGGCGCTGGTGCAAGGCGCGGTGGTCGGTGCCGGCCAGGCGCCCAGGACACCGGCCGAGCTGGAGGCGATCCTCGTCGAAAGCGCGCGTGCGTTCCCGGCGGCGCCTGACCGCGAGATCGGCAGTGGCCTGCTCGACGCCGAGGCCGCGATCGCGCTGGCACTCGGCGGCGGCGGCGACGATGACGATGACGATGACGATGACGATGGCGACGACGGCGACGACGCCACCGAGCTGGCCAACAAGGTTCCGGTACGCAGCCTGTCCGGCGGCGCAGGCGACAGCCTGCTGTTCCGCATCGAGGTGGCGGACGGCGCGCGCCTGCTCAACGTGATGAGCCACGGCGGCAGCGGCAACGTCAGCGTGTACGTCAGCAGCGGCGAGCCGCCGGCCGGCGATGCCTACGAGTTCCGCTCGAG
Protein-coding sequences here:
- a CDS encoding S8 family peptidase; translated protein: MTGNKHLRIGLLASMIATALALPAAHAGAPLETRPATRTTPAAEDGARLIVRYRDAGADRALKLQAVDAAARRAHGGRIIRTQSDARRPIPTARHVRPLALGADLLRLSHRLDRSELEALVRELSADPAVRSVEVDRMLRHTGLPGPRRAMPAQPQLDIDDEYFAQYQWHLHDATGGIAAPAAWDASTGEGVVVAVLDTGIVPHPDMDANMLEGYDFITDAFVSRRATDARVPGAYDHGDWEAADECAAGRPASDSSFHGTHVAGTVAELSNNAIGMAGVAHDAQVLPVRVLGRCGGYTSDIADAIVWAAGGTVPGVPANPHPAEVINLSLGGGGSCSPLSQAAVDTATALGATVVVAAGNSNGDAANFTPASCDNVVAVGASRITGGRASYSNYGARVDLAGPGGGGGVDGNPGGYVWQATNTSATSPDLGTPTYVGMAGTSMASPHVAGVAALVQGAVVGAGQAPRTPAELEAILVESARAFPAAPDREIGSGLLDAEAAIALALGGGGDDDDDDDDDDGDDGDDATELANKVPVRSLSGGAGDSLLFRIEVADGARLLNVMSHGGSGNVSVYVSSGEPPAGDAYEFRSSRPGNSETVRVRNPAAAAYYIRVVGETAFDGLTLQARVD